Sequence from the Plasmodium relictum strain SGS1 genome assembly, chromosome: 6 genome:
atattttcaaatatacttttataataatctatgttttcattaataatttttatagtatcttttctatatataatagGTTTGTATTCATAATAAGCGTAATAAATAATTCCTTCGTTTCTCAATATATCGttaaaagaatttataaaaaaatcctttttcattttattaatcTCATTTTTTTCgtcattattttcaatttttatatctttaacCTCATtacttatattattattttcattttttatttcattatttagaTCAAGTTCTTGCTCTTTTTTTGACtctttatcatttaaaaaaattttaattttttcgagtaatttttcattatacaCATCTTTTATTGGTAAGCATAAATCGatacatttattattatttttgtatttgttaataaataatattaacacATCAAGTAGTAACAAAAAATTTGATGGTTTCTGaaattttgaattatttattttgttctCATTTTCTTGgtttttgtaaatattagAGTCAtcatatgtaattttttcttcctcTTCAATTTCTAAATAAGTAAAGTAGGTTAAAAAAAAGCCAACAGGGCAAGAACCACTATTATAATCTAATTGCAAAATATGAACACAAATATAAGAATTATCATCcttcatttctttttcttctggTTTCTTTtgtttatgtatataaaaagaaagacCACTTTTACCAATCAATGAATAGGTACTTATAACTATTAGTCTATTAGTTCTTATAtgagtttttttttgtttagaattttttttattttttttttttaaaacatgcTTTTTCATTTCATTGAAATTCATATTAGATCcagatgaaataaaaaacttAGCTCTAATTTTGTATCCATTGTCTAGGATAACTTCTTTTATTTGCAAAGtattgtcttttttttttttttttttattaatataaaaatcatcatataatatattttgaatttttctattaatcATATATATGCAATTATTTAGACAGGAAACTCTTGACAAGGCATATATAATATCATTTAATCCATAACATGGGTAAATAAAAGCATTCTCAAAAAgattttgtaatttaaatttatttaaagaatttattaaaatatgcaAACGCTGTAAAAActcttttttattcataacatatattttttcttttgtataACCACTTAAATAATACTTTgaaatattcatatttttactatattttAATTGTAAATCGAATAAACCTATACCATATACTATATAATCagttattttatcattaatattatatgttCTTAAATACTccaaaatattaatattttcaccatttatatttttttgtttttcattatcaatagagttattttttacttcatttatagaatattcattatttttaaaaatttcctTTTGCGTtgtatttgatttttttaaaaaagaatgatTAGAAAAATTTGAGAAACTATAGTTTTTATCATAGTCaatgtttttataaataaaattcataatcattcttttttcattaagaTTTAAATTAGGGTCTAGAAAAACTTGTGATTTATTCAAAGGGATTTTTAGTATAATTAAATCATCTTTATCTTCATTAGATTTAGTGCAAATACTATCAATATCTTTGCTCACTATATTATTGattttcttcatttcttTTTCCCCTTCATTTTTACtgattatttcatttttattcattgTAATTACttcatttgattttttatttttatcctCTTTTTCATTCATAacactattttttattttacctaatgtaaataatttatcatttacattatctttttcttctacatttttaatgattttctcaattttattactttttttgtaAGTTAAATAAAAGTTTTGTATGCCTATAAAgcttatataaatatgagCATTTAAAATGACCAGTAAATTAACAATATTACTTTCattgtatattatttttggATTTAAATCAATATTAAACTTATTgttatttaattgaaaataattcacaattatttctttaaggagttttttttttcttttatctaAACTTGAAAAGGGTATAAATTCCTCATAAAAATTCTCTAAATTCTTCTTTTCATCTTCAAAttgattaaaatttaatgaacAGTTAACATCACCATAATaactatttttatcaatatttattactttataatttttaatagaaaaataaactGATAATAAGGTGTTCAACAGACTTGTTCCACATATTAATATATcacaattaaaaatattgtttttttcCGTATCCATtagattaaaaaagaattttaaagaaaaatgagAATTAATTATCTAATTTAGCATAACAAGATTATCagttttaatttaataatgtgcattaaagaaaaaaataataaataaaataaaaaaatctttcaattttataatttttttttttttactttatataattttttaattattaattcatgtatatgtatttttaaaagatataagtgttataaatttaaaaaagtgttaaaattaaaaaaaaaaaaattttattttaattatagtaCAAAACATGTATGGAATTAcgtttctttatatatacttttctttatatttccccacaaaaaaaatattagtgtaatataaataaaagcatgttgttattttttaattcaacgTTTTCAAAAATCATCAAAAGAAGTTTTATATCACTAAAtagtataaaattaataaaaatataaaaaattaatttcattaaaattttaaaatatctttaagcaaaaaaatagtttccaaatttattttttatttctttgaaagttcttttattatttatatttatttaaattatttaatacatTTTCACTATGTAGATTATTATATAGATCAAGATTTCTACATTTTAAACAAATTTTATAGTTGTTacaatattaaattttttttttttaatttttaaggTATTTTGTATTCAAAAAGGACATGGCAAACCAACATGAAAAGGAAAACTTACAGAtcgaaaaaaagaaaaaagtatattagaATAGGTGAAACATTAATTAGAATTcaatgaaataaattaaatttttttttcattattttattttaatttatttttacatttttttataatttttttgaaatattttatttgagtacttaatttctttatttttttttaaattaacatatttaaaatatgcttattattttaagaatgtattattatgaaaattttccattaatttttttaagtatttcctttttctttttttttcttttttctcttttttttaattagttTCATATTAATTTCCTTTAGTATTTCATTGTCAACACTGTAAAAAATTgtgaattataaaattataataaaaagtatatatatatagaaaagcAGAACaatgaaattaaatatgtaaaaaaatataaaaaaaaagtattataaaaaataaaaaaatttataaagaaatgaaaaatttgtatttaaaattttatttaaacataaaataaaatgtgaggaaaaaaaaatacttttttctttattttttatttactcttgaggtaattttaaaattgagatatttttattataattcatTGCTTCATTAATTTTACACATATTATATTTCTCAATAAAATTTCCAATTAGTGCTATATTTGAAATTctctataaaatatatatattatatatatataattttaaaattattattatatgtatCAAGAGTatcaatttcttttttttttttttttactgtttcactaattataattttacaaaaagtCTCAGTAAATAAGTTATCTAAATTAAACATATTATAAGAGACATCGATATTAATTAATGattgatttaataaaaaacttTCAAaaagctaaaaaaaaaaaagaaaaatgtgaATTTTATCAGAGGATATTTAAAATTCCTAAATATTtactatatttattttactttgcTCATTCCTTCACTAGTAAACGCATTACCACATAAATTCAAAGTAGATAGTGAGGAgttcaaatatattattatatctattatatatttaatggaatcattttttaagttacaatactaaaaatgaaaaagaatgaAATTGACAATATTTTAATGCAggattcattattttttatattgaatatatatatacttttttttaataatgtaGAATTACTTGAAAACTTaagttttttaaattattataattacatAGTGACATAGACAAATATTTAATGCAATCAAATGTCAAGGGAGTGCAGTCTATGGATAAATTTTCtagctttaaaaaaattttttgaacATGTTAGTTTCGcttaaaattcttttatagTTTGAGAAGTCATATACAATACAAAAaggataaaagaaaaaatagttaAAACTAATGTAAataagtattttttatatttatacatactTTTGAATAGCTATTATCATATAATGATTTAGATAAAAGTATTATTCCATTTAAATCTATGTTACTATTGAATATACTTAAAGAATTTATATTACAAgatgtttttttaataatttcaatattttcttcttttctttttcttttttcttccatttcttttttttttattgtaatattattattattattttctatattaaagtttttttttcttatatttttggtattcttttttaatatttcatttatttttatgttatcCATATAAAAGCAAAGtgcttttattatattatttccgTTTTGAACATttagaatatttattttcttaattctcttttaaaaaaaaaaaaaaattgaaataaataattttttttagtatttaaatttttatgtgaAATTTCTTAAGAAAGATATTTTTACATCATAATTGGAATCAATCATTGATAAAATTAAGAAGTAAAATGAATCTGTATTTACATCTTCATAAATTGTTAAAACTCCATCACTGTCTTTATTTTCCTATTAAaagtattataaaaaaatatattttaaaatgatttttctatttacattctaatattttcatcaatacctttattaaaaattcatcTACTATATAggagcttttttttttgaactttcttaataataaataataacaatcAACCATATTCTTAaggaaaagaagaaaaagatatatgTGATTTaagtattatataaataatatttgtttattcttttttttaactttataattttcattagttttattagagttttctttttccattttgttaaattattatggaattatattaaatcaggataagatatataaatatttatatttaagaattttgtatattattatattttataattcattCTCTTATACATTTCATTTTAAATGTgctttttaaattatcaataGAAAATGAGTATTTTAAATTTCAATAAATGTaacttattattatttctatttacgatattattataaaaaagaaaaagaaaaaaagaataaagaaaaatttttttttaattaattatcttttttatttatgatgTCTTTTCTTAAGCACTTTGAATTAATGCTAACACATTCgctatatttaaaatacacATAtcaaagaatatttttttttttcttttcttcagaacaaaaagaaaaataatttgatgaaaataatataaatttttaaatttgttttaacttgtatttaaaaattattaaatatttcatttcactttattttctttaatttttttaatataaaaaattttcacaTTTCCTGTGAATAAATGGaactattattttataaaaaatgtatctatttaattttaattattaatacatattaataatttataataatatatatatatatatatatataaaattttaaataagtgtaacaaaaaaattattaaattaacaTAAAAATGCAAATGAACTTTtcattctatatatatatcttatcaaaaaactaaaataatatatctttattataattatgtgtatatatatacgtatgtgtataattaaaatccaccatatataaatacatttttaattctttaattaaattatacaattaaaatttatttataatattctaaacaaatataaaatttatattttaaaataggtataaaaatgaaaggGAAATATTATTGTGTTATTATTTCagaaaatattcatttatcatttctaaataattatatacaGTAACTATAAGTTTCAGAATATATACAATAAGACATTAACATTTTTAAGttcttataaaatatatatttttaaattgtgctttatttttatttttagtatcatatatttattgtgAAATTGCAAATTATACTTAAAAgtgtaatttaaataaaaatattaaatttagaaaatttgcaatatttataaaaaataaatttatatttcttaatatttataatagttTAGAAATagctaaaaatatatgatgtAGTTTCCAGTACCTACTCAGTAAAGAACACTAATAGATGATTTTGAATTTTCCATATGATGAAAtaaagtataaataaaagtttgGTAATGCATAACATATATTCAAAAAGATGAGTACACTAAGATGTTATCAGTTAGAAATGCAAAGTACatagatattaaaaaaatatatattattttctttaaaatagagaattttttattttttttattcttcttTATATTGGTGTATATAtagtgataaaaaaaataaaataaaatatgatcaccaaaaagaataaaagtaaaaaaaaaaaaaaaaaaaagatattgtACGCGTTTGGTTTTTAATATTGGTAGATATTGAGCAGTTATGTTTTAGTATGaacatataataatttttataaaactaTATAAACATTGTTATGAATCTTTTACGTATTGAGAATAGTTAATATTTGTTTAACATATCATTAATTAAAggattttaaatttaatataaaataaattatttattttatatcattatataGCGTAATTATAtaagaattatatattatgtaaaataaataaagtacAAATTTTTATACATTCTCTTTATTGATTTGgctatttaatatattataaaggTATTTGAATCATCAATAAATAAATTGAGTACAGTtgcaatatttttatctaagCTTACCGCAAACAAAATTCGAATGGACTATAATTGTATCATAATGGATAAAGATATAGAAAGGCTAAATTTGAATGTTTTTgatgaaataattaatttaaaggattcgtataattttaataatggaAAAGACAAAGAGGAatatattatacatatacTTGAAAGCTTATCCGAGCTTAGTCAAGTATCCATGAAAGATTATTTTATGTGGTTTGAAGGATTTGAATATTTAGCAATGATGAATAAATGGTCAAAGGATCTAGTGTGTAAGATAATTAAGTACAAGCTATCGGAGTTGTATTCATTAGACATATCAGCATTATCTCTAAATAAGGGGATAACGAATATGTTACAATTACAAGTTGAATTATCTAAGTCTTTATTTGAtgatatagaagaaaaagatatgATAGTTGACAATCTCCGAATGAATAAACCAAAGAGTAGTGTGTTAGAAGCTATAAATTCGTTTATTATTGATTGTAGTATATATTCCAAAAGTTGCTTATGCTTTAATGAATCAAATGGCATATCCGAAGCAGAACTATGGAGGTGTTTCAGACGAAGATGCCCAACAAATATTAAGTATATAATCCCATTACACAAACCCAGGGATAAAACATTTTGTGAAGCAATGAAATCAATAAGGgaattagaaaatttttcTACGAACACAAATACGGCATATGAAGTAAAAGTAAATTCTATAAATAAGAGGAATGATACagagataaaaaataaaagggtTCAATCACCTAACAAATGCTATTGTTGTGGTAAGAAAGGtcatttgaaaaaaaattgcaaACATAACAGTAAAAGATGTGATAATTGTAATATGATTGGTCATTTAGCTTCTGTATGTAGAAATAAAGTTTTAAGGGATAAAggagataaaaaaaaggatataaTAACTGATGTAAAGCATGACTCTAGAtttgaatttattaaaaatgagaCTAATCCTCAGAAACTTCGTTTAATACGAAGTTATATCATTCAAAAACTGAAAGATTtagaataagaaaaaaatacatatataacaacaaaataaaagaaaattatgaaaatatttttaggaAAAGGAATGGAATTAATAAGGTTTGTAAAATGAAAGAAGATGAGagagaaattaaaaataaaaaattaatagatgaaatgaaaaaattttaatcatCTGTTAATACAAAAcattgaaaatataaaatgagTTTGCATAAATACTAAACATATAGTTAAAATTAATGGAAAAAAAGTACTTGTTTTATTAGATACATCATTAGAGCCATGTATCATATTCTCCACTTGCACTAAAGAATTAGAAATAGAACTTGATATATAAATTCTTTTGATTAAAGTTTGCGCCATAATATATTGAAAGGAgtcaataaaatttaaacaaGTTGtgataaatatgaaatatgcaaataaaaaagctaaaatgttatttgttacattaaatataagaaaaccATTTATGGTGGTTAGCTTCGTTATTATGAAAAGACTATGATattatattatgaaaaatgatgaaatttaattatacatatattagaagtcaaaatgtaaaaaaaagtgaCAATAAAGGTGCATTGTCAAGGAATTATTCAAAGTTCTACTAATAAAGTCGATTAAACTTCTTAGAAGGATAAAgattaaagaaataatttaaattcatttCATTACTCTGATGTAATAGAAATATAGGAACAACAAATACACATAAAGTTTCTATTAAAGTGCAGGGAAAATAGAGAGGCAATAATCTTAGGCTATTGAAGAAATTTTAGTAGAGTGATCTATAAAAGATATTGAACcttttgaaattttattatgaCAAAATATATTGTTTATAAAGGTTGCTAGTACATATAAGATATTCGAAAGATGAGCATGATAATATTTGTGTATATAGATATGAATACAAAGATATACATAGTAAAATagttataataaaatgtaagtgtattaatttatgtataaaaattttttttatttttttagtttaaaGATagtaagaattttttttttatatatgcataaaaTTAGGTTTGAATGGTTTAAGTTTAAAAGATAGcagataataatttattattaaaaaaaaaaattattgtaagatgtaattaaaaataagatataagttaaatttttttaacttaaatagtataattaaatgaaaagtacataattatttataagtgattttataataaataaaacagaTAAAGATTTATCTACgtgttctttattaattttattgtttaaaaaactgtaaaagtattaaaacgtccaattaataaatcatagaGTTACATCGGAAGATAGATGAAATGACACCGTTAAATTTCATAAATCTGCAGTGACACGTAAACTTCAAATATCGTATAAGAAAAAAGGATGAGACTTGAGAAGTTACTGTAGATTatttgaataaatatatatatgataatttGTATTCTCCTACATGCATGAAGCACATGATCCAATCATCTCATAGTACCAAAAAAGGATTTCAAAAATAGATcttaaaaatgtattatgGAATTTTGCATTAGAAAAGGACAATGAACAATATACAGCTTTTATACTTCTAAAACGTGGAACTTTTCTATTTAACGTGTTGCCATTTtgtatgaaaaattatttatgtacAATTTCAAAGAATAATggaaaatgtatttttagaGTTAATTCAGTAGAATTACGCAGTTGTGTATATTAATCACATCATTTTAAGAAAAACAGTAATTGAATGTTATAAAGTGTTGGAAATAGTAGGTAAAttgttaatatataataacttgggataaatataaaaaaatgtgaactatttaaaatatctatAACATATTTAGAACATATAATAGATAAAAGAGTAAAATCTTCATTAGATAAAGTAAAAACTATTAtggaagaagaaaaatataaatcaaaGGGACAGGTAAGATCGTTTTTAGGGGATGCTAATTGTTatagaaattatataaaaaactttTCAGAATGGATTCCTAAATTAATTCCCTTATTGACTCCCAAGAAAAAAGTTTgaataaaaagagaattcAAAAGTATTCAAGtaaatttaagaaaagatgactaaaataatttttctgtCATTTCTTGAACCAGAAAAACCTTATACTATTTATACTGATGCATAAAATTATACTATAGGAGCTGTAATAACTCAAAAAAGATAACGATATTGGTAATACTAAATTTATTCATTACACatctaaaaaattaaatgatgtTCAAAGAAAATAGAGTACTGTTATTTGCCATAGTAGTATCCTGTGaaatgttttattattaaaggATCTAAAACTTTGACTAAAACAGATTTATAGTTGGAATAGATTCAATTAAGGGAATATTATATCATTGAAAATTAATATGATCTGAATCTAATTTAGAATTCGAACATATTGAAGGattaaaaaatagtttaACTGATTGTTTTGATATATCGATAGAGGATGAAGTTGATTTCCCAACTTACATGGCATTGTATTGCAGTAGGGCGTTAAATGAATGTCAAGAttcttatattattaaatattgtCAAGAAATTGCTGAAGGCGTATAAGAAGATAAAAACAATGAGCTAAAAGTGTAATATATAGACATAGTTTTTCTATTCATTATAGAACAGGGCGATTATATCTACTAGAAAAATTTAGaacttattttaaatatactgGTTTCATAGTAATCAATTTTGCAGGATATTGAGAAACCAATAAAActttaaagaaaattcaaCGATATTTTTGGTAGCTTAATAGTAATCGAGATATTGAAGAATATGTTATAAATTGCTTAATTGTTCAAGTAAtacataaaagaaaattcaaGACTGATAAGAACCAAACATTATCAAAAGCTAACTTATTTGACATGATTTAACTATATATTACTAGATCTAAAACATGGGAaagttaataatattttatacaaGTAACAATGTATCATGGTATTGTATACAAGTTATTCaataaaatgtataaaatacatatatatagaaaaaatattcattttttttaaagcaaATATTGAATGGTGAGCAAAATGTTATCATTCACaaaatcttaaaaaaaaaattttttttttttttgaagtgaaaaaaaagatattgtaaatatatgatttttaattttgGTATATATGATGTATTTGGATTTATAAGACTAGATAATAGTTTTTGCAAAATGTATGGACGCTGTTAcaaatttttaaagtattaggaataattaaataaattttttaaccTAGTATATATTAAAGGATTTTagatttaatataaaataaattatttattatatattttatattgtatttatataatgaGTATGTAATtatcaataaaaattaatattaaataaagtaAGTATATATTCCTTCacattctctttattaatttagtTGTTTCATATAATACAAGAGTGTTGAAtgaacaattaataaatcagtatatacaattattaatatactttaaaagtatattttgtttaataattcattggatttcttttttaaatataacttTAAATTAAGGGAATTTCCTTTGTcagtatataaaaatatattttaagataaaaaaaaaaaaattattttattgtattttcACAGATAGTATGTAATGTattgtttatttttcaattacatattttttaattaaataattattataattaaaagattataaatttttattaataaattagttCATAAAATTCAAAATTCTTAACCAATATTGTTAGTTACgttttatttatgaaaattagTATATAAgctataaataaataaaat
This genomic interval carries:
- a CDS encoding GDP dissociation inhibitor, putative, producing MDTEKNNIFNCDILICGTSLLNTLLSVYFSIKNYKVINIDKNSYYGDVNCSLNFNQFEDEKKNLENFYEEFIPFSSLDKRKKKLLKEIIVNYFQLNNNKFNIDLNPKIIYNESNIVNLLVILNAHIYISFIGIQNFYLTYKKSNKIEKIIKNVEEKDNVNDKLFTLGKIKNSVMNEKEDKNKKSNEVITMNKNEIISKNEGEKEMKKINNIVSKDIDSICTKSNEDKDDLIILKIPLNKSQVFLDPNLNLNEKRMIMNFIYKNIDYDKNYSFSNFSNHSFLKKSNTTQKEIFKNNEYSINEVKNNSIDNEKQKNINGENINILEYLRTYNINDKITDYIVYGIGLFDLQLKYSKNMNISKYYLSGYTKEKIYVMNKKEFLQRLHILINSLNKFKLQNLFENAFIYPCYGLNDIIYALSRVSCLNNCIYMINRKIQNILYDDFYINKKKKKKDNTLQIKEVILDNGYKIRAKFFISSGSNMNFNEMKKHVLKKKNKKNSKQKKTHIRTNRLIVISTYSLIGKSGLSFYIHKQKKPEEKEMKDDNSYICVHILQLDYNSGSCPVGFFLTYFTYLEIEEEEKITYDDSNIYKNQENENKINNSKFQKPSNFLLLLDVLILFINKYKNNNKCIDLCLPIKDVYNEKLLEKIKIFLNDKESKKEQELDLNNEIKNENNNISNEVKDIKIENNDEKNEINKMKKDFFINSFNDILRNEGIIYYAYYEYKPIIYRKDTIKIINENIDYYKSIFENIQNEKEKGNENEEMKEKEMEKDEINDSNSDEINDSKFNEINQKNKDGYKNYEFNQINNYYNKNEIIELKENKNICNLLFTNDIHNYPIYPMIEDVSMFFYIISKIHKSIEKNQNETIYDTFNDMKTFFNYQPI